A window of the Dermatophagoides farinae isolate YC_2012a chromosome 2, ASM2471394v1, whole genome shotgun sequence genome harbors these coding sequences:
- the LOC124497097 gene encoding uncharacterized protein LOC124497097: MLNRIYLFALLLLPLPSSSSVIDVIGKEIYRKNDHNEIDHHRSLSSLIFDNDDCLRCICAASSGCQINSRCRIIEPDKYLCGPFRLSRSYWKMANNSSPNHYQWLDYPFNFEQCAHDLHCSIRTIKNFMRKFFFGKCPQLSEQLLLFNGNNRSIFDQCTRISMIHYQAIYGSEDVDQHSSSPISWDNCNINLTYGDNRLIVQQIEWLEKNLPATRSDNYYWHNFFWCSELYLL; encoded by the exons ATGTTGAACAGAATTTATCTATTtgctttattattattaccattaccatcatcatcatcagtcatCGATGTTATCGGCAAAGAAATTTACCGAAAAAATGACcacaatgaaattgatcatcatcgatcattatcgtcattgattttcgataatgatgattgtctaCGATGTATTTGTGCG GCTTCATCTGGATGCCAAATAAATTCTCGTTGCCGTATTATTGAACCAGATAAATATCTTTGTGGCCCATTTCGTTTGTCACGATCATATTGGAAAATGGCAAACAATTCATCaccaaatcattatcaatggttggattatccattcaattttgaacaaTGTGCACATGATTTACATTGTTCAATACGTActataaagaattttatgagaaaatttttctttggaaaATGTCCACAATTATctgaacaattattattgtttaatGGAAACAATCGTTCCATATTTGATCAATGTACAAGAATATCGATGATACATTATCAAGCAATTTATGGTAGTGAAGATGTTGaccaacattcatcatcaccgattTCATGGGATAATTGTAATATAAATCTTACATACGGtgataatcgattaattGTTCAACAAATAGAATGGTTagagaaaaatttaccaGCCACAAGATcggataattattattggcataattttttctggtgtTCTGAACTATATTTActgtaa